A single Methylomonas koyamae DNA region contains:
- the csy1 gene encoding type I-F CRISPR-associated protein Csy1, whose translation MMDPALQQFLSERLKKKTSSAPNEAELQQELNDWLPTAVTKTHKLFRVTHPVKFSHPDVKNTSEIRVSAERKPDGFLRSGNVAVEPDMVFDTAANIPILKFLSLKLADGLSILAHLENDSDLVKQQLELPSLPYTDIRQGLLQINQLPDRTSTSDKIKQVYFPVDGGYHLLSLLTPSGLMFKLKERINSIRFAETTKQAREARRNQQHHDTGYQEFYGLTEIGFGGTKPQNISVLNNQNGGTAYLLPSLPPPLTLNKLQPPKTDFFLQSVYAKHFLEKFQALHALFQDNVPANIHVREGRDYWLFQIAEQVMETVWALRELPGGWSEHGQLPPTQKIWLDQDHAEQREQADDWLDAVIVALADWLAITYKHAIGERQAKALGDAELKHFRQLLDDHREVLR comes from the coding sequence ATGATGGACCCGGCTTTGCAACAATTTTTATCCGAACGGCTGAAGAAGAAAACTTCATCTGCGCCAAACGAAGCGGAATTACAGCAAGAACTGAATGACTGGTTACCGACGGCGGTAACTAAAACCCATAAGCTGTTTCGCGTGACCCACCCCGTCAAATTCAGCCATCCCGACGTCAAAAATACCAGCGAAATTCGTGTAAGCGCCGAACGCAAACCCGACGGTTTTCTGCGCAGCGGCAATGTCGCGGTCGAGCCGGACATGGTGTTCGATACCGCCGCCAACATTCCGATTTTGAAATTTTTGAGTCTGAAATTGGCGGATGGCCTATCCATTTTGGCCCATCTCGAAAACGACAGCGACCTGGTCAAGCAACAGCTCGAACTGCCGTCGCTACCCTATACGGACATTCGGCAGGGTCTATTGCAGATCAATCAATTACCGGATAGGACAAGCACTTCGGACAAGATCAAACAAGTCTATTTCCCGGTGGACGGCGGCTACCATTTGCTATCGCTACTGACGCCGTCCGGCCTGATGTTTAAGCTCAAGGAACGAATCAACTCGATCCGCTTTGCCGAAACCACCAAGCAGGCTCGCGAAGCCCGACGCAATCAACAGCATCACGACACGGGTTACCAGGAATTCTATGGCTTGACCGAAATCGGCTTTGGCGGCACCAAGCCGCAAAACATCAGCGTGCTGAACAACCAAAACGGCGGAACCGCCTATCTGTTGCCGTCTTTGCCGCCGCCGCTCACGCTAAACAAGCTGCAGCCACCGAAGACCGATTTTTTTCTCCAAAGCGTATACGCCAAGCATTTCCTGGAAAAGTTTCAGGCCTTGCATGCCTTGTTCCAAGACAACGTGCCTGCCAACATCCACGTGCGGGAAGGCCGCGACTATTGGTTGTTTCAAATCGCCGAGCAGGTGATGGAAACCGTTTGGGCGTTGCGCGAGCTGCCTGGCGGTTGGTCGGAACACGGACAACTGCCTCCGACGCAGAAAATCTGGCTGGATCAAGACCATGCCGAACAACGCGAGCAAGCCGACGATTGGCTGGACGCCGTAATCGTCGCCTTGGCCGATTGGTTGGCGATTACCTATAAACACGCCATCGGCGAGCGCCAGGCCAAAGCCTTGGGAGATGCCGAGCTTAAACATTTTCGGCAATTATTGGACGACCATCGGGAGGTCTTGCGATGA
- the csy2 gene encoding type I-F CRISPR-associated protein Csy2, with product MNRILLIPRLRIHNANALSSPYTIGFPALTAWLGGVHALQRKLNADGLPQLSFSRTAVACHRIDLQTYKHAGDYLYSIVGTGNPLDKSGERPSFIEEARCHLDVSLAIETQGIGKANEDEFLAAVNRHLPKLKWAGGDSLGYKAPQWLAIAGDNELANLTRKLMPSYVLKQRRDLMAQAMTEGQDAIDALLDYLAVHYQSRTDDDGHVSWTAERKAKGWIVPIAAGFHGVSALGHAEHQRDQITPHRFAESLVTLGEFVMPHRLKRLDDLLWRSRYDADNYLYLIEQHSRNA from the coding sequence ATGAACCGCATTTTGTTGATTCCGCGCTTGCGCATCCACAACGCCAATGCCTTGTCCAGCCCGTATACCATCGGTTTTCCGGCGTTGACGGCCTGGTTGGGCGGCGTGCATGCCTTGCAACGCAAACTTAATGCCGACGGCTTGCCGCAGCTCAGTTTTTCGCGCACGGCGGTTGCCTGCCACCGCATCGATTTACAGACCTACAAACATGCCGGCGATTATCTGTATTCCATTGTCGGTACTGGCAACCCGCTCGATAAAAGCGGCGAGCGCCCGTCGTTCATCGAAGAAGCCCGCTGCCACCTCGACGTCAGTCTGGCGATAGAAACTCAAGGCATAGGCAAAGCCAACGAAGACGAATTTCTGGCCGCCGTCAATCGGCATCTACCCAAACTGAAATGGGCCGGCGGCGACAGCCTCGGCTATAAAGCGCCACAGTGGCTGGCAATAGCCGGCGACAATGAATTGGCGAATCTGACCCGAAAACTGATGCCGAGTTACGTGTTGAAGCAGCGCCGCGACCTGATGGCGCAAGCCATGACCGAAGGCCAGGATGCCATCGACGCGTTGCTGGATTATCTGGCGGTTCACTACCAAAGCCGCACCGACGATGACGGCCATGTGTCCTGGACGGCCGAGCGTAAAGCCAAGGGCTGGATCGTGCCGATTGCAGCCGGTTTTCATGGCGTCAGCGCATTGGGCCACGCCGAACACCAGCGCGATCAAATTACGCCGCATCGGTTTGCCGAAAGCCTGGTCACTTTGGGCGAATTCGTCATGCCGCATCGGCTGAAACGCCTGGACGACCTGCTTTGGCGCAGCCGCTACGATGCAGACAACTATCTGTATCTCATCGAACAACACTCCCGCAACGCTTAA
- the cas6f gene encoding type I-F CRISPR-associated endoribonuclease Cas6/Csy4, whose protein sequence is MRFYLEITLLPNPEVGLNFLWSKVFQQLHLGFVEMLDADKRGAIGVGFPKHSADGKRLGLGDKCRLFAEDETTLERFAAPQRLARLSDYVHCTGIRPVPDKLLGYAVYRRVQPKTNPKRLARRYAKRHGVDLATALNMTVELRAAGENPAYPLSFRYCDMLKPSVALPFIRLQSLSGGQTFCLWISKTATADPVVGSFSAYGLSSVATVPEF, encoded by the coding sequence ATGCGCTTTTATTTGGAAATCACCTTGCTGCCCAATCCCGAAGTCGGGCTGAATTTTCTGTGGTCCAAAGTATTCCAGCAGCTCCATCTGGGCTTTGTAGAGATGCTGGATGCGGATAAACGCGGCGCTATTGGTGTCGGTTTTCCCAAACACAGCGCGGATGGTAAGCGCCTGGGGTTGGGCGACAAATGCCGCCTGTTCGCCGAGGATGAAACTACGCTGGAACGCTTCGCCGCGCCGCAGCGTTTGGCGCGGCTGAGCGACTACGTGCATTGCACCGGCATCCGACCGGTGCCGGACAAGCTGCTCGGGTATGCGGTTTACCGGCGGGTGCAGCCCAAAACCAATCCCAAACGTCTGGCCCGGCGCTACGCCAAGCGTCACGGCGTCGATTTGGCGACCGCGTTGAACATGACGGTGGAACTGAGGGCGGCGGGCGAGAACCCGGCTTACCCGCTATCGTTCCGCTATTGCGACATGCTCAAGCCTTCTGTGGCCTTGCCTTTCATTCGCTTGCAAAGCTTGAGCGGCGGTCAAACCTTTTGTTTGTGGATCAGCAAAACCGCAACCGCCGATCCGGTGGTAGGCAGTTTTAGTGCCTATGGCCTGAGCAGCGTTGCCACCGTACCGGAATTTTGA
- a CDS encoding conjugal transfer protein TraG N-terminal domain-containing protein: protein MIYEIFSIGDSQFLAAILNAIAMISLTDDYKGAAAVGASLGVTMVMLRGLTQFNASGIRYQDVFASMLIYTALFAPGVVVKVEDAYSGNVVVVNNVPFGPAVAGSILSNMGYRLTRLFEQGFSVPSMTEHGFADPLNTLIAVRKNLLSRITLGKANSPSAKVDLEASFVNYVKECTLTGVDLNQTTLDAIMRTASVMTAIRFNSKIYTTEVYLGAGPTVLTCTDAYAALDDYITKYGITGLEDLLQQTLNLARSEDVSTRISDALTALSNSTISANDYMLASLIVPMFEKGIVGRYEDGLKWNKAAMVHQSIQQRNMQWAAEQTLFTRIVRPMMTWIEGLSYAITPLMVFAVMLGSAGISMVGQYFKMLLWIQLWMPIMAVINLYITMSALGKMDALDAQGFNIPSIEGIYQMDMVLQDWVAIGGMLASSTPAIALMLVYGGSVTATHFMGRMQSGDYIDERAGSPAVLATAPVFANQSAYQHSPLKGTHRTGAENVLPTFNVSREASEAVSSSSNYMRQAGAQFMSSLANSAGNSFASNRDASTGQSFSRRLNSSSSETDKLMRSEGSSYAQRYSDTNMTSDQMASVLSGAVALGSGLERKEVDGKDVDGKDGDGTQSNSNGGSRKDMLQANISDRLQSQFGLSSQRSNEIAHDMATRLTEDAGFQTDLARSVATDAHSDTREVVSLGLNNQTLQSLQSSANDVLSASEAYSATASMQSRLGTNAQFGALESGQAISTKPGLMSRLNNELTRFGLIGDAQTLASDWRASGLITDKDQAYAAAGMSLLTGHSPARFRAMNPSESQQAKTAGFELLRESFTAETGQLSDPNRNAGLRSDAPAYGTAHSEFDRAGVANPRGAAGNLPQQVDGRMAEIGNEVHNGDESVDRFHDKETSELNAGTRSEFSEMAGAKAEYFAKEIAHLARGEKSVGEMNYDGVAGTLYSARNYVEKVGSSAYAGANSFFESMSAYINQGDSYWNAAEKAFNESGEAGAQAVEAWRDMKGNEIAHQLTPSQLEYYKAALTETFSGIQTADYGLSDGFGTTAAREKLVAEHGQIVGDDIAKLLNRAATQNRPDLAHSIGNYNDAVKKNNSAGSVEVPKPLQPIFDQVESRYGLPAGILSKMASAESAFDNDARSRKGAQGIMQLMPDTAERFGVKDPNNPEQAIDGAGQYMRFLLDRYDGNLELAVAAYNSGEGNVDKHNGVPPFKETQKYVRDVLG from the coding sequence GTGATTTACGAAATATTTTCGATTGGAGACTCCCAGTTCCTCGCAGCGATACTGAATGCGATCGCCATGATTTCTTTAACCGACGATTACAAAGGAGCTGCTGCAGTCGGCGCATCACTGGGAGTGACGATGGTGATGCTGCGAGGTTTGACCCAATTCAATGCGAGTGGCATTCGCTATCAGGATGTCTTTGCTTCTATGTTGATTTATACCGCGCTCTTTGCGCCGGGTGTAGTCGTCAAGGTTGAAGACGCCTATTCTGGTAACGTGGTTGTGGTCAACAATGTGCCGTTTGGGCCGGCGGTAGCGGGTTCCATCCTGTCCAATATGGGTTACCGCTTGACGCGTTTGTTCGAGCAAGGATTTTCGGTACCGAGTATGACTGAACACGGGTTCGCGGATCCGCTCAATACCTTAATTGCTGTCCGAAAAAACCTGTTATCACGGATAACTCTGGGAAAAGCCAATTCACCGAGTGCCAAGGTCGATCTGGAAGCTTCGTTCGTCAATTACGTAAAAGAATGTACGTTAACCGGGGTCGATTTAAATCAGACCACGTTAGACGCGATCATGCGTACGGCGAGCGTGATGACGGCGATACGTTTCAATTCCAAAATCTACACCACAGAAGTCTACTTGGGCGCCGGTCCGACTGTCTTGACCTGTACCGATGCCTATGCGGCGCTGGATGATTACATTACCAAGTATGGCATTACCGGTTTAGAAGACTTACTGCAGCAAACTTTGAATCTCGCAAGGTCGGAGGACGTGTCCACGCGTATCAGCGATGCGTTAACAGCCTTGTCCAATAGCACTATCAGTGCGAACGATTACATGCTGGCGAGCCTGATCGTGCCAATGTTCGAAAAAGGTATCGTCGGGCGCTACGAAGATGGCTTGAAGTGGAACAAAGCGGCCATGGTCCATCAATCCATCCAGCAACGCAACATGCAATGGGCCGCAGAACAGACGCTGTTTACCCGGATCGTCCGGCCAATGATGACCTGGATAGAGGGTCTCAGTTACGCCATTACCCCGCTCATGGTCTTCGCCGTCATGCTGGGGTCTGCCGGGATTTCGATGGTTGGCCAGTACTTCAAAATGCTGTTATGGATCCAACTGTGGATGCCGATCATGGCGGTCATCAATTTGTACATCACCATGTCGGCTCTCGGAAAAATGGACGCCCTGGATGCGCAAGGCTTCAATATTCCCTCAATCGAAGGGATTTACCAAATGGATATGGTGTTGCAAGATTGGGTGGCAATCGGCGGCATGCTGGCGTCTTCGACGCCGGCGATCGCCTTGATGCTGGTCTACGGCGGCTCGGTCACCGCCACGCATTTCATGGGCCGCATGCAGAGCGGAGATTATATCGACGAGCGTGCAGGATCGCCTGCCGTGTTGGCGACGGCCCCGGTGTTTGCCAATCAGTCGGCCTATCAACACTCTCCGCTGAAAGGCACCCACCGAACCGGCGCGGAAAATGTGCTGCCGACCTTCAATGTGTCTCGCGAGGCTTCCGAAGCCGTCTCGTCGTCATCGAACTATATGCGCCAGGCCGGCGCTCAATTTATGAGTTCACTGGCGAATTCGGCGGGCAACAGTTTTGCCTCGAATCGCGACGCCTCGACAGGACAATCATTTTCTCGCCGGCTAAACAGCAGTTCGTCGGAAACCGACAAGCTGATGCGCAGCGAAGGGTCATCATACGCACAGCGCTATAGCGATACCAATATGACCTCGGATCAAATGGCTTCCGTCTTGTCAGGCGCCGTGGCTCTGGGCAGCGGACTGGAAAGAAAAGAGGTCGATGGAAAAGATGTCGATGGAAAAGATGGCGATGGAACCCAGAGTAATTCTAACGGTGGCTCCAGGAAGGACATGCTACAAGCCAATATCAGTGATCGACTCCAAAGCCAATTCGGCTTGAGCAGCCAACGTTCGAACGAAATCGCACACGATATGGCGACGCGGCTCACCGAAGATGCGGGATTTCAAACTGACTTAGCGCGCAGCGTGGCAACCGATGCGCATTCCGATACCCGCGAAGTTGTGTCGCTGGGTCTTAACAACCAAACACTACAAAGTTTGCAATCGTCTGCCAATGATGTGTTGTCCGCTTCGGAAGCCTATAGCGCCACGGCGTCGATGCAAAGCCGCCTCGGCACGAATGCACAATTCGGCGCATTGGAATCCGGACAGGCGATCAGTACAAAACCCGGTTTAATGAGCCGCCTGAATAATGAGTTAACGCGGTTTGGGTTAATCGGCGACGCCCAGACACTAGCCAGTGACTGGCGAGCGTCAGGCTTAATTACGGATAAAGATCAAGCGTACGCGGCGGCCGGCATGTCATTACTCACCGGCCATTCGCCGGCGAGATTCAGAGCTATGAATCCAAGCGAATCGCAACAGGCAAAAACCGCTGGGTTCGAATTACTGCGCGAATCTTTCACAGCGGAAACCGGTCAACTCTCCGATCCGAACAGGAACGCCGGTCTGCGATCCGATGCGCCGGCTTACGGCACCGCACATTCGGAATTCGATCGAGCCGGCGTCGCCAATCCGCGAGGTGCCGCGGGCAATTTGCCGCAGCAGGTGGATGGACGGATGGCCGAAATCGGGAATGAAGTGCACAACGGCGACGAAAGCGTCGACCGGTTTCACGACAAAGAAACAAGCGAACTCAATGCCGGTACCCGATCTGAATTTTCAGAAATGGCGGGGGCTAAGGCTGAATACTTTGCCAAAGAGATTGCGCATCTCGCCAGAGGCGAAAAATCGGTTGGTGAGATGAATTACGATGGAGTAGCTGGGACTCTTTATAGTGCTAGAAATTACGTTGAAAAAGTCGGTAGTTCGGCCTACGCAGGTGCGAATTCATTCTTTGAAAGCATGTCGGCGTACATAAATCAAGGCGATAGCTATTGGAATGCTGCTGAAAAGGCTTTCAATGAATCAGGCGAAGCGGGTGCTCAAGCGGTGGAAGCCTGGCGGGATATGAAGGGTAACGAGATTGCCCATCAGCTTACACCGAGCCAGCTCGAGTACTACAAAGCTGCTTTGACAGAAACATTCAGCGGCATACAAACAGCGGATTACGGCCTGAGCGACGGTTTCGGGACAACAGCCGCGCGAGAAAAATTAGTTGCTGAACATGGCCAGATAGTTGGTGATGACATCGCTAAATTGCTCAATCGCGCTGCGACACAGAATAGACCGGATCTCGCTCACTCGATTGGTAATTACAACGACGCCGTAAAAAAAAACAATAGTGCTGGATCAGTAGAGGTGCCGAAGCCGTTGCAGCCGATTTTCGATCAAGTGGAAAGCCGATACGGGCTGCCTGCCGGGATTTTAAGCAAGATGGCGTCCGCTGAGTCGGCGTTCGATAATGATGCACGGTCACGAAAGGGTGCGCAAGGCATCATGCAGTTGATGCCGGACACGGCGGAGCGGTTTGGTGTTAAAGATCCGAATAATCCAGAGCAAGCCATTGATGGCGCAGGGCAATATATGCGCTTTTTGCTTGACCGTTATGACGGCAATTTAGAACTAGCAGTAGCGGCGTATAACTCGGGGGAGGGCAATGTCGATAAACATAATGGTGTACCGCCATTTAAAGAGACGCAGAAATACGTGCGTGACGTGTTGGGCTAA
- a CDS encoding conjugal transfer protein TraH, with protein sequence MGHLRITRIIVLAWMLVLPASGFADLQQEMDAMFGTMTNVTTPTAHLGQRRGVITGGSVVSRNKIVETNLVSFQPPSFSAGCGGIDLFGGSFSFINKDQFITLMRSVAANATGYAFQLAIDAMCNQCGVLMSGLQKRIQDLNQMFSNSCQLAQGIVNDATSLLPASVTENMKKSKISFSKGVTDVFGALTNTSTQGDPTKQVSNNAPTEMKKIIQGNLVWRALNEKNAKNWFQFGGLDLLEAMMSISGTVIVNEPSAASDGQGDTNPVIVLNGIIGMKELLNGSGSGSYSKVKIYDCDTTEIDGCLNPVIKDVTLVGLRKRVSDLLIGNSVKPGLVYKFGTNTGDLTPDEMAFMELVPGAVAAMIRNMARQDYGMARLFAEDAAPAIALELAQAMVQNLYDAARYASSLEDSAYAAKLADTLSVARQQIEDDSTELAMRYGNIKAVVDFYSNIMKATPTRNYAAFDQTGASAANYPTQEETK encoded by the coding sequence ATGGGGCACTTGCGTATTACTCGAATCATCGTTCTGGCGTGGATGCTAGTGCTGCCGGCCAGTGGGTTCGCTGACTTGCAACAGGAAATGGACGCGATGTTCGGCACGATGACCAATGTCACGACGCCAACCGCACACCTAGGCCAGAGGCGAGGGGTCATTACAGGTGGATCCGTAGTCTCCCGTAATAAGATTGTGGAAACTAACTTGGTTTCCTTTCAACCCCCTTCGTTTAGCGCCGGATGCGGGGGTATCGATTTATTCGGTGGCAGCTTTTCTTTCATTAATAAGGACCAGTTCATTACCTTGATGCGCTCTGTCGCTGCCAACGCAACGGGATACGCCTTTCAATTGGCTATCGACGCGATGTGTAATCAGTGCGGAGTTCTTATGTCCGGCCTGCAAAAACGGATCCAGGACCTTAATCAAATGTTCTCGAATTCGTGTCAATTGGCTCAAGGCATTGTGAACGATGCCACCAGCTTGTTACCGGCATCGGTCACCGAGAATATGAAAAAATCGAAAATCTCCTTTTCCAAGGGGGTTACCGATGTCTTCGGGGCGCTGACCAACACTTCGACACAAGGCGACCCGACTAAACAAGTCTCCAACAACGCGCCTACCGAAATGAAGAAGATTATTCAGGGGAACCTGGTGTGGCGAGCTTTAAACGAGAAAAACGCGAAAAACTGGTTCCAATTTGGCGGTTTGGATTTACTCGAAGCGATGATGAGCATCAGCGGCACGGTCATTGTTAATGAGCCCTCGGCGGCCAGCGATGGACAGGGAGATACCAATCCTGTCATTGTGTTAAACGGCATTATCGGGATGAAAGAGCTGTTAAACGGTTCGGGTAGTGGCAGTTATAGCAAAGTCAAAATCTACGATTGCGATACGACCGAAATCGACGGTTGTTTGAATCCGGTCATTAAAGACGTGACCTTAGTCGGGCTGCGTAAACGAGTGTCCGACTTGTTGATTGGTAATAGCGTCAAACCGGGTTTGGTTTACAAATTCGGCACCAATACCGGCGACTTAACTCCGGATGAAATGGCATTTATGGAGTTGGTACCAGGGGCCGTCGCCGCGATGATCCGGAACATGGCCAGACAGGATTACGGTATGGCCAGATTGTTTGCGGAAGATGCGGCGCCAGCAATCGCGCTGGAGTTAGCACAAGCGATGGTCCAGAACTTATACGATGCCGCCCGCTATGCTTCCTCACTTGAAGATAGCGCGTACGCCGCGAAATTGGCCGATACCTTAAGCGTGGCTAGGCAACAAATCGAAGACGATTCCACTGAATTGGCGATGCGATACGGCAATATCAAAGCCGTGGTCGATTTTTATTCGAACATCATGAAAGCCACTCCAACCCGTAACTACGCAGCATTCGATCAAACCGGCGCTAGCGCCGCCAATTATCCCACTCAGGAGGAAACCAAGTGA
- the traF gene encoding conjugal transfer protein TraF: MNPCLLLLLCLLLPLTARSDGGEPSFFLDKQRGWFWRETTPDTSIEQTPSPPQTEEKISSNPNPPSEPPRPPEYLSAEWFRKNLEHYKDAAVDNPTEKNVAAYYYLQRVMMDKAQKFASVAQRVVMSDPRLDENNRRPLATFASNAANQMATQANEQAMSTISKQAGLLFFFRSDCHFCEAQAPLLTVLEQRFGFKIYPVSLDGKPMPSGFYKQFRSDTGQAKALGVMSTPALFLMKPPNEILPIAQGVVSLDDLTSRVLLSAKNAGWISDRLFSTARGVTDSTFLIPEAGTLTEPVMNDPGRLVEALRAQPVLP, encoded by the coding sequence ATGAATCCATGTCTGCTCCTATTGCTGTGCCTGCTGCTCCCGTTGACGGCTCGATCCGATGGGGGAGAGCCGTCTTTTTTTCTGGACAAACAGCGGGGATGGTTTTGGCGTGAAACAACTCCTGACACTAGTATAGAGCAAACTCCCAGTCCGCCTCAGACAGAGGAAAAGATTTCATCAAATCCTAATCCTCCCTCTGAACCCCCTCGGCCGCCCGAATACCTCTCTGCTGAATGGTTTAGAAAAAATCTCGAACACTACAAGGACGCCGCCGTCGATAACCCCACTGAAAAGAACGTGGCGGCTTACTACTACTTGCAACGGGTAATGATGGATAAAGCCCAGAAGTTTGCCTCTGTGGCGCAACGAGTAGTTATGAGCGATCCGCGGCTGGACGAGAATAACCGGCGGCCGCTGGCCACCTTTGCGTCCAATGCCGCCAATCAAATGGCGACACAGGCGAATGAACAGGCCATGTCGACGATATCCAAACAAGCGGGCCTTTTGTTTTTTTTCCGTTCGGATTGCCATTTTTGCGAAGCGCAAGCGCCCTTGTTAACGGTGTTGGAGCAGCGTTTCGGTTTCAAAATTTATCCGGTGTCTTTGGATGGCAAGCCGATGCCGTCGGGATTCTATAAGCAATTCAGATCGGATACTGGACAGGCAAAGGCGTTAGGCGTGATGTCTACTCCGGCTTTGTTCTTAATGAAGCCCCCAAACGAAATCTTGCCGATTGCCCAAGGCGTTGTGTCGCTGGACGATTTGACCTCTAGGGTATTGCTGTCGGCCAAGAATGCCGGGTGGATATCGGACCGGCTGTTTAGCACGGCGCGCGGGGTGACAGATTCAACTTTTTTGATTCCGGAGGCGGGGACATTGACCGAGCCGGTAATGAACGATCCTGGCCGATTGGTTGAGGCATTGCGCGCGCAACCCGTGCTGCCTTAA
- a CDS encoding S49 family peptidase, whose amino-acid sequence MTENSTTVNALLEIVKSNADVMRQTQRINTAFRTLSLLAVLSFLGLSVYSNWSSLTNRNRPHVAMVRISGEIAPDGQTNADSVIASLRTAFEQNQAKAVMLEINSPGGTPVQAGMIFDEVLRLKTKFPDKKVVSVISDLGASGGYYVAVAGDEIYANRASMVGSIGVRMDSFGFTGIMQKLGVERRLYTAGKFKGVGDMFSDPEPEAVEQLQTMLSHVHHQFIEVVKTHRGNRLKDDPNLFTGMVWSGEDALGLGLVDGMGDRRSVAEQILKFQKIVDYTQPADVFSKLSQIQATASSAISTVMGLVSMLAAMPMT is encoded by the coding sequence ATGACCGAAAACTCGACTACCGTAAACGCCTTGCTAGAAATCGTCAAAAGCAACGCGGATGTCATGCGCCAAACCCAGCGCATCAATACCGCATTTAGAACGCTATCGCTATTGGCGGTATTGAGTTTTTTAGGACTGTCCGTCTACTCCAATTGGTCGTCTCTGACTAACCGGAATCGACCCCATGTCGCGATGGTGCGTATTAGCGGCGAAATCGCCCCGGACGGCCAAACCAATGCCGATAGCGTGATTGCCAGCTTGCGCACCGCCTTCGAGCAGAATCAGGCGAAAGCTGTGATGCTGGAAATTAATAGTCCCGGCGGGACGCCGGTACAAGCCGGCATGATCTTCGATGAAGTGCTACGCCTAAAAACAAAATTTCCGGATAAGAAAGTAGTGTCCGTGATCAGCGACCTTGGCGCCTCCGGCGGATACTACGTAGCAGTGGCCGGTGATGAAATCTATGCCAATCGGGCCAGCATGGTCGGATCGATCGGCGTGCGAATGGACTCGTTCGGATTTACCGGCATCATGCAAAAACTGGGCGTTGAGCGCCGATTGTATACGGCTGGAAAATTCAAGGGCGTCGGCGATATGTTCTCCGACCCGGAACCCGAAGCCGTCGAACAGCTGCAAACCATGTTGTCTCACGTACACCACCAATTCATCGAGGTGGTGAAAACGCACCGCGGGAATCGGTTGAAAGACGATCCGAATCTCTTTACGGGAATGGTCTGGAGCGGAGAAGACGCGTTAGGACTTGGCTTGGTCGATGGTATGGGCGATCGCCGCAGCGTGGCGGAACAAATCCTGAAGTTCCAGAAAATCGTCGATTACACTCAGCCGGCCGATGTGTTCAGTAAATTGAGCCAGATTCAGGCCACCGCGAGTTCGGCGATATCCACCGTGATGGGTCTGGTGTCAATGCTTGCAGCTATGCCGATGACCTAG